From the genome of Deinococcus aerolatus:
AGGGTCTCCTGCCTGGGGATATGTCGCCAAATTCCGTATCAACCTCGAAATTTATTGAAGGGAAAGGCATGTTCCCTGCCGGGTGAGCGTCGAATCCTGTTCAGGCCGGAACTATCCCTTCTCGGCGAGATGTCATAAGGATGAAACACAGAAAATCCGGACACCCTGAGGATGCCCGGAAACGTTGGAACCGTTAGAGAGGAGGCTTAGCGCAGAACTTTCAGGGCCTTGAGGATGGCGATCAGAATCACGCTGCCAACCACGCCCCAGATGATGCTCCAGAAGCTGAAGCCATCGCCCGCTACTGTCGCGCCGCCGATGTTCAGCAGTCCGCCGAAGATCCATGTGGCGAGCAGTGCGCCCACGATCCCGATCAGAATGTTGGCGATTGCGCCCTGCTGTGCGTTGGTGTTCATGATCATGCTTGCCAGCCAACCGCAGAGTGCACCTACCAGAATAGTAATGATCCAACCCATGTTCGTGACCCCCTTTCAAAGTCGTTAGATTTCCAACGTTGAATACTCGTTGTGGGTGAAGCATGAAACTCGGCACAGCCACCAAATGCAGCCAAACATACTTTCTGAAGATGGCGCAAAGGTGGATTAACTGACTATTCAAGTCCGCTTAAGCCATCTTCTCAGAAATCTATACTCTGCCACTCATTTCTGATGTTGCCTTGACGTTCCGGGGGATGGGCGCGGAGCGCAAACAGTGCCGGAGGCACCGGCATTTGTCTTGCCCTCGCGGCACTTTCCAGCCTACGGACGTTTAGCATGGGCGCATGTGTCTGTCTGGCCCAGTGTGGCCCTGCTCTTTATCTGGAGGCCCCACCGTGCTGCCTGCACTGTTTCGGGTAGACGGCCCCGCATGACCGCCTTCACCGTGCGTGCTCCGGCCAGCAGCGCCAACCTAGGACCGGGCTTTGACAGCCTGGGTCTGAGCGTGCCGCTGTACACCACCCTGCGCGTCTCTCCAGGCAGCACAACCCAGGTGGTGCCGCTGGGACCGGGGCTGGAGGGCACGCCCGCCGACGAGAGCAACTATGTGTATCAGGCGATGCTGCTGGTGGCACGGCGCACTGGCCTGATGCTGCCGCCCGCCCGCATCGAGATCAGCAGCGAGGTGCCGCTGGCCCGCGGCCTGGGCAGCAGCGCCGCCGCCCTGGTGGCCGGCATCGTGGCCGCCAACGAGTTGCTGGGCCGCCCGCTGGACAGCGGCGCCGTGCTGGACGTGGCTGCCCGCGAGGAGGGCCACCCCGACAACGTGGCTCCGGCGCTGTTCGGCGGCATCGTGGTGGCGACGCTGGACAAGCTGGGCACGCATTACGTGCGGCTGGACCCGCCCGCGAATCTGGGCGTGACCGTGCTGATTCCAGACTTTGAACTCAGTACCAGCAAGGCCCGCGCCGTACTGCCGCGCGAGTACAGCCGGGCGGACGCTGTCCACGCGCTGTCGCACGCTGCGCTGCTGGCCGCCGCCCTGTCCCAGGGGCGACTGGACCTGTTGCGGCACGCCATGCAGGACTACATTCACCAGATCTGGCGGGCGCCGCTGGTGCCGGGGCTGAGCGATATTCTAGAGGACGCCTGGCGGCACGGGGCGCTGGGGGCTGCGCTGTCCGGCGCGGGGCCGACGGTGTTGTGCTTTCACGACACCCGCGAGGGCACCGCGCCGTTGCACACCTACCTGAACGGCGTGATGGCGAAGAACGGCCTGACCGGCCAGGTCATGGACTTCCCGATTGACACCCAGGGCACCCTGGTCACCAGGAGC
Proteins encoded in this window:
- a CDS encoding GlsB/YeaQ/YmgE family stress response membrane protein, whose translation is MGWIITILVGALCGWLASMIMNTNAQQGAIANILIGIVGALLATWIFGGLLNIGGATVAGDGFSFWSIIWGVVGSVILIAILKALKVLR
- the thrB gene encoding homoserine kinase; this encodes MTAFTVRAPASSANLGPGFDSLGLSVPLYTTLRVSPGSTTQVVPLGPGLEGTPADESNYVYQAMLLVARRTGLMLPPARIEISSEVPLARGLGSSAAALVAGIVAANELLGRPLDSGAVLDVAAREEGHPDNVAPALFGGIVVATLDKLGTHYVRLDPPANLGVTVLIPDFELSTSKARAVLPREYSRADAVHALSHAALLAAALSQGRLDLLRHAMQDYIHQIWRAPLVPGLSDILEDAWRHGALGAALSGAGPTVLCFHDTREGTAPLHTYLNGVMAKNGLTGQVMDFPIDTQGTLVTRS